Proteins encoded by one window of Listeria cossartiae subsp. cossartiae:
- a CDS encoding KDGP aldolase → MNKKKFENLPKWNNFALFNFLAKDKENSREVMEAAHGFAVPGIVATNYETAEQAATVVKELQTTAAIVSVGLGGGGDWQNWRDVLHIARLAPNTHINQPIETAGLTNDLLPETYTNALVRPTGKVGIVKLSSGDEITAEEAVDYCLSANIPSIKFMSIEGTKYLDELIYLTKVAAEKGIYGIEPAGGIGADNILEITTAIQSTGIPFYMPHIFGKTIDKATGRTKPEEIAEIFAALEGK, encoded by the coding sequence TTGAACAAGAAAAAATTCGAAAATCTACCAAAATGGAATAATTTTGCGCTATTTAATTTTTTAGCGAAAGATAAGGAAAATAGCCGAGAAGTCATGGAAGCGGCGCATGGTTTTGCGGTGCCAGGAATCGTTGCAACGAACTATGAAACGGCAGAACAAGCGGCGACTGTGGTGAAAGAATTACAAACTACAGCAGCGATCGTGAGTGTGGGCCTTGGTGGTGGTGGCGACTGGCAAAACTGGCGTGATGTGCTTCATATTGCTCGCCTTGCACCAAATACCCACATCAACCAACCAATCGAAACAGCGGGATTAACAAATGATTTGCTTCCAGAAACCTACACCAATGCACTCGTTCGCCCAACCGGAAAAGTCGGCATCGTCAAATTATCTTCTGGAGATGAAATTACCGCCGAAGAAGCAGTCGATTATTGCCTATCCGCGAACATCCCTTCAATCAAATTTATGAGCATTGAAGGCACGAAATATTTAGATGAACTGATTTATTTAACAAAAGTTGCAGCCGAGAAAGGCATTTACGGCATTGAACCAGCGGGCGGGATTGGCGCCGATAATATCCTTGAAATAACAACCGCCATCCAGTCAACAGGAATTCCATTTTACATGCCGCATATTTTTGGGAAAACTATTGATAAAGCAACTGGTAGAACGAAACCAGAAGAAATCGC